The DNA region GCTATCACCGGAGCCGCTATGATGATCATAAAGGTTCCGAGCAGGACCTCGACGGGTGATTTTACCACCTTGGCGAAATCCCTCGGCTTAGTGGGAATTATCATGATGTAAATCATGACGAAGACCAGCGGAATGACCAGAACCTTAAGATGATGGGCCGCTGATGGGAGGGCCGATCCAAATCCGAACCCACAGATTAGATAGAACCACCCACAGCGAGAGATACCTCTTGAAGATCGCATTGAAACGTTTAAGCTTCATTATTATTCTCCTTTCCGAATGACAAGCCAAGGCGTGAGAAGGCACGCTGTATAGCAGGCTTGGCGCCAACGACCTTTAGATCTCTTCCTTCCCGCCCTAACCTGCGTTTCCCCTCCATTAGGATGCTGATAGCCTCCGCATCTATACTTTCCACGTCCGTTAGGTCGATGACCACCGTCATCGCGCCCTCCTTTATAGCCCTATCAAGACCACTTCTTAGATCGGATACCGTGAGATGGTTCAACCGCCCTGAAAGACGGATAACAGCCTCATTTCCCATCGTTATCCCTCCTTGATAAGCTCTAGGATATGGGAGAGGACAGGTTGTGACCGATTTACATTTAAAGATATGGACCACTCCGCCATTGCTTGGTCCCTCATGCCTTTGAAATAGAGGAGAATTCCGAGACAGTTATGCAGCGACATGTCATTGGGGGTTTTTCTCAGCCTACCCGTGATCTCGTTAATGGCTTTATTATAGCTCAGGGAGTAAATTTTATCCTTCTCTTGGGGTTTATCAATGTCCTCCGGTTTCTCACGCAACATCCTCGCGAACTCGGAGAGAGCACTATCAAAGGAACCGTTCAAGATGTAGGCGATGATGAGCTTACACCATATCAAACCCCTAGGTCTTCCGGATTCCAGCGCTCTTCTGTACTCCTTGATTGCCCTCGTATAAGCTCCCTCCATCATATACCTGTTTGCTAACATGGTGCTCACATTTAATCCCTCCCCTTAGACCATTGAGAGAGGAGCGAGGAACCAGGAGCAAAGGAAAGCTGATTTCCAAATACCTCTTTCCCCCTGGTTCCTCATCCGTTAAGCTGGCATTAGACTGGCCCAGGATCCAAAGATGAGAATCAATATCCCAAAAACCAAGTTGTTCCACGCCGCAGTCGAAGCGGAAGGTATGGCAAGTGCTGCGACGATCAGCCAGATACCGATGGCAACGTTGATCCACTGAGGCCAGCGCCTTACGGCTGTTAAAATGCCGAAGACCGCAACCAGAACCCCGACGGCCAGATCGTTGATCAGAGCTCCCGTCCTGTTATGGACTATCCCGCTGATGAACCCTGATATAAACATCCACAGGCCTAACACAACGTTAATCCAGTTCATCCTCCTCACCTCCTCGTTTTTTACTGTGTGGTTGCACATTCCATGCCATATCTCTATCGCTCGGCTTGGTTAGAGAAAACAGTTGGTTTTACGGATTTGGAGGGGACATGAGGACGTATCCATATTGCAATTTCGCAATATGGATATTGCAGGATTGCAAAACCAATCCATCGGGATATCAGATGAGATTGTATTTTTTCATCTTCCGCCACAGGGTCGATCTATCTATTCCCAAAACCTCGGCGGCTTGACCTCGATTCCAGTTAGATTTCTCCAAAGCCCGGAGGATTTGCTGTTTTTCAAGTTGTTCGAGGGAATCCTTCAACCTATCTGTGGTTTTCACAGTCCGATGTATTTCAGGGGGAAGATGCTGGACGAGAATCGTGTTGGCGGGACAACGGATGAAGGCATACTCGATAGCATGTTCGAGTTCCCTCACATTACCAGGCCAATCGTAGTCGAGCATCAGTCCTAGGGCATCGGGCGAGATGTTGACGATATCCCTATCATACTCTTTATTGAATTTCCTCATAAAATATCTCACCAGCAGGGGGATGTCCTCTTTTCGTTCACGCAGCGGCGGAACGAAAATGGAGACGACGTTCAGGCGGTAGAAGAGATCTTCCCTGAAGGTTCCATCTGTAACAGCTTTTCTCAGATCTCTGTCAGTTGCGGCGATGAATCTGACATCGATCTTTATCGTTCTCGTGCCACCTACCCTCTCAAACTCGCCCTCCTCCAAAACCCTCAACAGTTTCGCTTGAATCATGGGGCTGAGCTCCCCTATCTCGTCCAGAAACAGCGTTCCCCCATTGGCCAGCTCGAATCTCCCCATTTTATTTCTGTAAGCCCCCGTAAACGCCCCTTTCACATGGCCGAATAGCTCGCTTTCCAGCAGGCTCTCCGGCAACGCCGCACAATTAATCTTAATAAATGGACGATCCCGCCTTGAACTGCTGTAGTGGATAGCGCGAGCTATCAGATCCTTTCCCGTCCCAGTCTCGCCTTGAATCAGCACGGTGGCTTTTGTCTGAGCCACCTCCCCTATCAGTTCATAGATTTCTCGCATCTTATGGTTTTTGCCGATGATGCCCTGAAACTCATACCTTCCCTTTAGCTCTTCATTTAGCTCCCTCAGACGGGTGACATCCCTAAAACTTTCTACGCCCCCTATCACCTCGCCCGATTCATCCCTCAGTAACGAGGCACTGACATTGATCGTTAATTTCCTCCCATCCCTGTTCAGGATGTTGATTTCATAATTGGATACAGGTTTCCCCGTCTCAAGGGCCCTTTTAAGCGGGCAATTCTCCTCACACATTTCGGTGCCGAAGACATCCTTGCAGAACACCTCCTTGCATACTTTTCCTATGACCTGCTCGGCCTTAAATCCCGTGATCCTTTCAGCGGCCCTATTAAAGGTGGTTATCCGCCATTCCGTGTCGATAGTGAAAACACCATCCGCTATACTATCCATGATCGTTTTAAGCTTTCTC from Candidatus Poribacteria bacterium includes:
- a CDS encoding STAS domain-containing protein, which produces MGNEAVIRLSGRLNHLTVSDLRSGLDRAIKEGAMTVVIDLTDVESIDAEAISILMEGKRRLGREGRDLKVVGAKPAIQRAFSRLGLSFGKENNNEA
- a CDS encoding sigma 54-interacting transcriptional regulator, whose amino-acid sequence is MKKDEKECRSLCRELLTEKRKLKTIMDSIADGVFTIDTEWRITTFNRAAERITGFKAEQVIGKVCKEVFCKDVFGTEMCEENCPLKRALETGKPVSNYEINILNRDGRKLTINVSASLLRDESGEVIGGVESFRDVTRLRELNEELKGRYEFQGIIGKNHKMREIYELIGEVAQTKATVLIQGETGTGKDLIARAIHYSSSRRDRPFIKINCAALPESLLESELFGHVKGAFTGAYRNKMGRFELANGGTLFLDEIGELSPMIQAKLLRVLEEGEFERVGGTRTIKIDVRFIAATDRDLRKAVTDGTFREDLFYRLNVVSIFVPPLRERKEDIPLLVRYFMRKFNKEYDRDIVNISPDALGLMLDYDWPGNVRELEHAIEYAFIRCPANTILVQHLPPEIHRTVKTTDRLKDSLEQLEKQQILRALEKSNWNRGQAAEVLGIDRSTLWRKMKKYNLI
- a CDS encoding SPW repeat protein, with amino-acid sequence MNWINVVLGLWMFISGFISGIVHNRTGALINDLAVGVLVAVFGILTAVRRWPQWINVAIGIWLIVAALAIPSASTAAWNNLVFGILILIFGSWASLMPA